One stretch of Miscanthus floridulus cultivar M001 chromosome 18, ASM1932011v1, whole genome shotgun sequence DNA includes these proteins:
- the LOC136524478 gene encoding uncharacterized protein, whose translation MAEPTLADLLAQMQAMTADLAALKTDMASVKAQSESSGSGGADGHRQLGPREQEFHPKHKKWDFPRFDGTTDPMLFINKCEAYFRQHRTTVDERVLMASYHLDDVAQLWFIQLQTDDGTPNWSHFKDLLNLRFGPPLRSAPMFELAECRRTGTVADYSNQFQALLPRAGRLEESQRVQLYTGGLLPPLSHAVRLHHPATLVEAMSLAREVEMMEAFRPPPPLPSRAPQRGVLPAPAPRPALPAPQQPLALPAPPVPGQQGRGEGPPRRLSPAEMAERRRQGLCFNCNEPYTRGHNRFCKRLFFVDGVEVNDAVDASEAPGAEAPCYSLHAVAGIPVADTIQITVSVGAASLLALLDSGSTHSFIGEDAARRTGLPIQDRPRLTATVANGERVACPGVIRNAPFSINGTAFHTDLFVMPLAGYEVVLGTCWMGTLGPIVWNFADRAMSFHQDGRTITWAGVPSSSAASLRTIAAASGTLLDELLTAYEDVFATPSGLPPQRTRDHAIVLKPGSAPVAVRPYRYPAAHKDELERQCAAMIEQGVVRRSDSPFSSPALLVHKADGLWRFCVDYRALNALTVKDAFPIPVVDELLDELHGARFFTKLDLRSGYHQVRMRAEDIHKTAFRTHDGLYEFLVMPFGLCNAPATFQALMNDVLQLAHTNAHEGIQKTLQRLRTEFFVEHDRRVVHDYVRACATCQRNKTEAMHPAGLLQPLPVPSRVWADIAMDFVEALPKVHGKSVILTVVDRFSKYAHFIPLGHPYTASSVARAFFRDIVRLHGFPDSIVSDRDPVFTGHVWRDLFRQAGVQLRMSTAFHPQTDGQSEAVNKTIAMYLRCITGDRPRDWLDWLPWAEFCYNTAYHSALRTSPFTVVYGRAPPELLPYAPGGARTDAVDALLANRDEFLAEVRARLLQAQEHARRFYDARHRPLELAVGDWVLLRLLRHNQSVAPGSKGKLGPKYAGPFMVLERLGEVAYRLRLPEGARIHDVFHVGVLKPFRGTPPSSVPALPPLRHGRPLLQPERVLRSRLSRGAWHVLVQWANLPAADATWEPVEEFRAAYPTFQLEDELFPKDGRDVMVGKTYARRSG comes from the coding sequence ATGGCAGAACCCACGCTTGCTGATCTTCTTGCCCAGATGCAAGCCATGACCGCCGACCTTGCCGCGCTGAAGACCGACATGGCCTCCGTGAAGGCACAGTCCGAGTCGTCCGGATCAGGGGGCGCCGATGGCCACCGTCAGCTCGGGCCGCGCGAGCAGGAGTTTCACCCGAAACACAAGAAGTGGGATTTTCCCCGCTTCGACGGCACCACCGATCCGATGCTCTTCATCAATAAGTGCGAGGCCTATTTCCGCCAACATCGCACCACGGTCGACGAGCGCGTGCTCATGGCGTCGTACCATCTGGACGACGTCGCGCAGCTCTGGTTCATCCAGCTGCAGACGGATGACGGCACGCCGAACTGGAGCCACTTCAAGGATCTCCTCAACCTGCGGTTCGGGCCTCCCCTCCGTTCCGCGCCCATGTTCGAGCTCGCCGAATGCCGGCGCACGGGCACCGTGGCGGACTACTCCAACCAATTTCAGGCTCTCCTTCCGCGCGCGGGCCGGCTCGAGGAGTCGCAACGCGTCCAGCTCTACACCGGGGGCCTTCTCCCACCGCTCAGCCACGCCGTCCGGCTGCACCACCCGGCCACCCTCGTCGAAGCCATGAGCCTGGCGCGTGAGGTGGAGATGATGGAGGCCTTCcgtccgccgccgccactgccttcCCGAGCGCCCCAGCGCGGCGTTCTGCCCGCCCCGGCGCCACGGCCGGCGCTACCGGCCCCCCAGCAGCCCCTGGCGCTCCCGGCGCCACCTGTACCCGGACAGCAGGGTCGCGGCGAAGGACCTCCACGTCGACTCTCCCCGGCTGAGATGGCGGAACGGCGCCGCCAAGGCCTCTGCTTCAACTGCAACGAACCATACACCCGGGGACATAACCGATTCTGCAaacgcctcttcttcgtcgacggGGTGGAGGTCAATGACGCCGTGGACGCTTCGGAGGCACCAGGAGCCGAAGCACCCTGCTACTCCCTCCATGCCGTCGCTGGCATTCCTGTCGCGGACACCATCCAGATCACGGTGTCGGTGGGGGCGGCCTCCCTCCTCGCCTTGCTCGACAGCGGTTCCACGCACAGTTTCATCGGCGAGGACGCGGCGCGACGTACCGGCCTGCCGATCCAGGACCGGCCACGCCTGACCGCCACGGTCGCCAACGGCGAGCGCGTGGCCTGCCCGGGCGTCATTAGGAACGCCCCCTTCTCCATCAACGGCACAGCTTTCCACACCGATCTCTTTGTGATGCCTCTTGCAGGGTACGAGGTTGTGCTGGGCACCTGCTGGATGGGCACACTCGGTCCCATCGTGTGGAACTTCGCGGATCGCGCGATGTCCTTCCACCAAGACGGCCGCACCATCACGTGGGCAGGCGTGCCGTCCTCGTCCGCCGCCAGCCTGCGCACCATCGCGGCGGCCAGTGGGACGCTCCTGGACGAGCTCCTGACCGCCTATGAGGACGTCTTCGCCACACCTTCGGGCCTGCCGCCACAGCGCACGCGGGACCACGCCATCGTCCTCAAACCCGGCTCGGCCCCCGTCGCCGTGCGGCCATACCGCTATCCCGCGGCACACAAAGATGAGCTGGAGCGCCAGTGCGCCGCCATGATTGAGCAGGGCGTCGTTCGTCGCAGCGATTCGCCTTTCTCCTCCCCGGCCCTCCTCGTCCACAAGGCCGACGGCTTGTGGAGATTTTGCGTCGATTACCGCGCCCTCAACGCGCTGACCGTCAAGGACGCCTTCCCTATCCCGGTGGTGGATGAGCTCCTCGACGAGCTCCATGGCGcgcgcttcttcaccaagctcgacttgCGCTCGGGCTACCACCAGGTGCGGATGCGCGCTGAGGAcatccacaagacggcgttccgcacccacgaCGGCCTCTACGAATTTCTGGTGATGccgttcgggctgtgcaacgccccGGCCACGTTCCAGGCACTGATGAACGACGTTCTGCAGCTAGCCCACACCAACGCGCATGAAGGCATCCAAAAGACGTTGCAGCGGCTCCGGACCGAATTCTTCGTCGAGCATGATCGCCGCGTCGTCCATGACTACGTGCGGGCGTGTGCGACGTGTCAACGCAACAAGACAGAGGCGATGCACCCGGCCGGCTTGCTACAGCCCCTGCCGGTGCCATCGCGTGTTTGGGCCGACATTGCCATGGACTTCGTCGAGGCGCTTCCCAAAGTCCACGGCAAGAGCGTCATCCTCACCGTCGTCGATCGCTTCTCCAAGTACGCCCACTTCATTCCGTTGGGCCACCCGTACACGGCTTCCTCCGTCGCCCGCGCGTTTTTCCGCGACATCGTCCGCCTCCATGGTTTCCCGGACTCCATTGTCAGTGACCGTGATCCGGTCTTCACGGGCCACGTGTGGCGCGATCTGTTCCGTCAGGCGGGCGTCCAACTCCGCATGAGCACCGCCTTCCACCCGCAAACGGATGGACAGTCCGAGGCAGTTAACAAGACGATTGCCATGTACCTTCGTTGCATCACTGGCGATCGTCCCCGGGATTGGCTCGACTGGCTTCCGTGGGCAGAGTTCTGctacaacaccgcctaccactctGCCCTACGGACGTCGCCCTTCACTGTTGTCTACGGCCGCGCACCGCCGGAGCTCCTGCCCTATGCTCCGGGGGGCGCTCGCACGGATGCTGTGGATGCCCTGCTCGCCAACAGGGATGAATTTCTCGCCGAGGTTCGGGCGCGTCTTCTGCAGGCTCAGGAACATGCGCGACGCTTCTACGATGCCAGGCACCGACCTCTCGAGCTCGCGGTTGGCGATTGGGTGTTGCTCCGTCTGCTTCGCCACAACCAGTCTGTCGCTCCGGGCAGCAAGGGCAAGCTGGGGCCCAAGTATGCTGGGCCGTTCATGGTGCTTGAACGCCTTGGCGAGGTGGCCTATCGTCTCCGGCTGCCGGAGGGTGCCCGAATTCACGACGTTTTTCACGTCGGTGTCCTGAAGCCCTTTCGCGGCACGCCGCCGTCCTCGGTGCCAGCTTTACCGCCTCTACGCCACGGTCGGCCACTTCTTCAACCAGAGAGGGTGCTGCGTTCCCGCCTTAGTCGCGGGGCGTGGCATGTCCTCGTTCAATGGGCCAACTTGCCGGCCGCCGACGCCACCTGGGAGCCGGTGGAGGAGTTCCGGGCTGCTTACCCGacgttccagctcgaggacgagctgtttccgAAGGacgggagagatgttatggtcgGCAAGACCTATGCTAGGCGAAGTGGCTAG
- the LOC136521841 gene encoding F-box protein At4g09920-like yields MAIDSGSGGGAKRQRVDELDGRCEAVGSDAILVDRISALPYELRLRVLTHLPLKGAIRTGVLARGWRDLWRGRWAHRASLEVHIRSRDAKQRELDTLAREPRPRRRLERFSLIVEISSFKGSELRRFLDYTAEGGVEDLHVETRRTTLADTLKFHLPLSCPALACLSLSCISVSSMYYKGARPFLALAVIRLVSVSCAREAFKKMMALCPNLLTLDVRSCHCNGYGWEFDRLPPNLRSLAIAGCDRITSLDFVRVPSLRSFHYKGRFSNLPLSIPRDATLSDIYIQLFDSEPMKEWNMDNLRKSLPTDLSSLNVLTICCRALTVLSPYSILFIISGCICLANFNLHSLKELHLIMFEMKAVNLANLYLFLKTFQCPNLERLFVQLSGLSAYRCNPMEGCIDQLWEEPPEDGLDNLVMVKVTNFNWCPTEVQLVSFLLRKASSLQELLIVSRSVTPVDLPSAPEADLLLLKEALVNGKIMLTKSDYAATQPYHEAFRKVL; encoded by the exons ATGGCCATCGactccggcagcggcggcggagcGAAGAGGCAAAGGGTGGATGAACTCGATGGCCGATGCGAGGCGGTCGGATCGGATGCGATCCTGGTAGACCGCATCTCGGCCCTGCCGTACGAGCTGCGGCTGCGCGTCCTGACGCACCTCCCCCTCAAGGGCGCCATCCGCACGGGGGTGCTCGCTCGCGGGTGGCGCGACCTGTGGAGGGGCCGGTGGGCGCACCGCGCCTCCCTCGAGGTGCACATCCGCTCTCGCGACGCCAAGCAGAGGGAGCTGGACACGCTGGCGCGcgagccgcgcccgcgccgccgcctcgaGCGTTTCTCCCTCATCGTCGAAATCTCCAGTTTCAAGGGTTCGGAGCTCCGGCGCTTTCTCGACTACACCGCCGAGGGCGGCGTCGAGGACCTCCACGTGGAGACGCGCAGGACCACGCTCGCGGACACTCTCAAATTCCACTTGCCGCTGTCGTGCCCGGCCCTCGCGTGCCTCTCGCTCAGCTGCATCAGCGTCTCCAGCATGTACTACAAGGGCGCCCGGCCATTCCTCGCTCTCGCGGTCATCCGACTCGTATCAGTCTCCTGTGCCCGGGAGGCTTTCAAAAAAATGATGGCGCTGTGCCCCAACCTCCTCACTCTCGATGTGCGCAGCTGCCACTGTAACGGTTACGGTTGGGAGTTCGACAGGCTACCGCCGAACCTGAGGAGTCTTGCAATCGCTGGCTGTGATAGGATCACCAGTCTGGACTTCGTGCGTGTTCCTAGCCTGCGCTCCTTCCACTACAAGGGCCGCTTCTCCAACTTGCCTTTATCCATTCCACGCGATGCCACGCTTTCTGATATTTATATTCAGTTATTTGACTCAGAACCGATGAAAGAATGGAATATGGATAACTTGAGGAAATCTCTCCCGACGGATTTATCCAGCCTCAACGTTCTCACCATCTGTTGCAGAGCCCTCACGGTACTTTCTCCATATTCAATCTTGTTTATTATTTCTG GGTGCATCTGTCTTGCCAATTTCAACCTACACAGTTTGAAAGAGCTACACCTAATCATGTTTGAAATGAAAGCTGTCAACCTAGCCAACCTGTATCTATTCCTCAAGACCTTCCAATGTCCTAATCTGGAGAGGCTCTTTGTGCAG ctctcGGGCCTCTCGGCATATAGATGTAATCCCATGGAAGGTTGTATTGATCAGCTGTGGGAAGAGCCACCAGAAGATGGCTTAGACAACCTTGTCATGGTAAAGGTCACGAACTTCAACTGGTGCCCCACCGAGGTGCAGCTAGTGAGTTTTCTATTGAGGAAAGCTAGCTCTCTGCAGGAACTGTTAATAGTTTCTCGCAGTGTCACTCCAGTGGATTTGCCCAGTGCACCAGAAGCAGACCTTTTGCTTCTCAAAGAAGCTTTGGTCAATGGCAAGATAATGTTGACCAAGTCTGACTATGCAGCAACTCAACCATATCATGAGGCCTTCAGAAAGGTACTATAG
- the LOC136521010 gene encoding FBD-associated F-box protein At5g18780-like codes for MVIDSGGGGGGGGSGSGAKKQKVDEHDRCEAAGSDAIRADRISALPDELRLHILTHLPLKDAIHTGALARGWRDLWKRRWAHRASVEVHLRSRDDLRRELDALAREPRPRRRLDRFSLIVDIWNLKSSELRRFLDYAAECGVEDLHVETLQGTTASRLNFHLPLSSPALASLSLRHISVSKMYHKGARPFHALEVIRLASVSFRREAFREMMALCPSLLTLDLRCCSCNGLVFDRLPPNLRSLTIAGCDRITSLDFVRVPSLRSFRYSGCFSNLPLSIPRDAVLSDLYIQLYDSVSMKEWHIDKLRKSLPKDLSRLNVLTISYKALTGASVLSDDGVSAQLPNFNLHGLKELHLLMLQTKAVNLANLYLFLKTFQCPNLERLFVQLPAYRLKPTEGSIDQVREEPPEDGLDNLVMIKVMNFNWCPTEVQLVSFLLRKASSLQKLLIVSRNVTPMDSPGAPEADLSLLKEALVNGTIMFTESDNAATQPYHKAYINL; via the exons ATGGTGATtgactccggcggcggcggcggcggcggtggcagcggcagcggaGCGAAGAAGCAAAAGGTGGATGAGCATGACCGATGTGAGGCGGCGGGATCGGATGCGATCCGCGCAGACCGCATCTCGGCGCTCCCTGACGAGCTGCGGCTGCACATCCTGACGCATCTCCCCCTGAAGGACGCCATCCACACGGGGGCGCTCGCTCGCGGGTGGCGCGACCTGTGGAAGCGCCGGTGGGCGCACCGCGCCTCCGTCGAGGTGCACCTCCGCTCCCGCGACGACCTGCGGAGGGAGCTGGACGCCCTGGCGCGcgagccgcgcccgcgccgccgcctcgaTCGCTTCTCCCTGATCGTCGACATCTGGAATCTCAAGTCCTCGGAACTCCGGCGTTTTCTCGATTACGCCGCCGAGTGCGGCGTCGAGGACCTCCACGTGGAGACACTCCAGGGCACGACCGCGAGCAGGCTCAACTTCCACTTGCCGCTGTCCAGCCCGGCCCTCGCGAGCCTCTCGCTCCGCCACATCAGCGTCTCTAAAATGTACCACAAGGGCGCCCGGCCATTCCACGCTCTCGAGGTCATCCGGCTCGCATCGGTCTCCTTCCGCAGGGAGGCTTTCAGAGAAATGATGGCGCTGTGCCCCAGCCTCCTCACTCTCGATCTGCGCTGCTGCAGCTGTAACGGTTTGGTGTTCGACAGGCTGCCGCCGAACCTGAGGAGTCTTACCATCGCGGGCTGTGATAGGATTACCAGTCTGGACTTCGTGCGTGTTCCTAGCCTGCGCTCCTTCCGCTACAGCGGCTGCTTCTCCAACTTGCCTTTATCCATTCCACGCGATGCCGTGCTTTCTGATCTTTATATTCAGTTATATGACTCAGTATCGATGAAAGAGTGGCATATCGATAAGTTGAGGAAATCTCTCCCGAAGGATTTATCCAGACTCAACGTTCTCACCATCAGTTACAAAGCCCTCACG GGTGCATCTGTCTTGTCAGATGATGGGGTCAGTGCCCAATTGCCCAATTTCAACTTACATGGATTGAAAGAGCTACACCTACTCATGTTACAAACGAAAGCTGTCAACCTAGCTAACCTGTATCTGTTCCTCAAGACCTTCCAGTGTCCTAATCTGGAGAGGCTCTTTGTGCAG CTCCCGGCATATAGATTAAAGCCCACGGAAGGTTCTATTGATCAGGTGCGGGAAGAGCCACCGGAAGATGGCTTAGACAACCTTGTCATGATAAAGGTCATGAACTTCAACTGGTGCCCCACTGAGGTGCAGCTAGTGAGTTTTCTATTGAGGAAAGCTAGCTCTCTGCAGAAACTGTTAATAGTTTCTCGCAATGTCACTCCAATGGATTCGCCCGGTGCACCAGAAGCGGACCTTTCGCTTCTCAAAGAAGCTTTGGTCAATGGCACGATAATGTTTACCGAGTCTGATAATGCAGCAACTCAACCATATCATAAGGCCTATATCAATCTATAG